The genomic interval ATATGGACAAATCTATCTGTTTTGTAtcccttaaaataaaaataaaatagaaaaattgTAAAGTGCCTTCCTGTTAGGTGGGTGGAGTTGACCGTTGACCTCTGCTGCTAAGAGCGATCTGATTGGTTCTTATCGTGTCAATTGTTTTTGCATGCGCGGGAAATCATGAACAGGTTACctaaagatttactttattgatccccacaagcgtaaaaacaaacaaataaacaagctACTATACCGTAAATATTCATGGACTGTATTAAACTACAAGTTTCTAATCTATTTAGTGAAATACACGCAATTCTTGCTGGCGGCATTATATTTGCCGACGATAATCAAAGGAAGGAAAATCGATGCTAATTATCACAGACTGTACCGGAAATGctaatttgataaaaaaaatagaggattATAAGGAGCAAGAGGACGTTTTAAGAAGAGGAGTGTGTAAACGAGCTGCTCTGTAAGTCACAAAGTTAGCTTAAAGTAAGCTATCTCTGTCATGAGCTTTTCCTAGAGCTAACGAGAGCTACAGCCAGGGCAGTTGCTAGCTAGCAACAGGTACGTAGCgctgtttccatggttaccGTGGATGactctgattttattttcagaagtaacatttttttaatttagtttttactattaagttttcattttagtttagtttttaaaagttatttatgaTAGTTTGatagtttagtttttattttgtgaaaatgcttagttttatttaagtttttatacattttagtttagtttttataaGTTTTAGTTTTcgtttctttttgtctctgtaatGTAAACTGATGTACCTGAGACAAATGGGAAGTATAAGCTAAGTATCACTCGGTTTGCTTGTGTCAAAAAGAGATTTTCTCTAtaaatttgattttatttagttttgtagaCACACAATACAGTTTCAGTTGCTTTTTGGTAAAgcctcatttttaattttcatttagttaacaaaacagttttttacattttacttctATTTTTTTCGTTAGTTTTCGCTAACGAGAATAAACTTGCAATGAAATAAACAATCCAGCCCCACCATAGCTACCCACAGTTCCCCTTCTCTGCTACTGGAAattagtagaagaagaaaaaaacagacaaacaacattAGAGCACTAGAGATAAATTATCATCAGGTAGAGACAGAGACTGTAGGCTATTATTCTAATGAGTATTTCATaattttttaattcagtgtcCTTTCGCCGGTCTCTCTGCTCGATCTTTCCCTGCAGGAAGCTGTGCAGTTGCTCTGTGTTCGCTCGAGGTATTTGAGTCAGTGCCTCCTGTAATATAATCAGCCTGTTGCTGTAATCAAATACTGTACGTCTGCAGGAGACGAGGCTGGTGCGGCTCGTACTGCTGAGTGATGTGATCAGCTGGAGGATGGATGTCTCCACGGGCAAAATAACTTGCAGAGATAAAGATGATCAGACAGTAAATAATGATATGTACTGCCGGTTACTGATACTGGCTTTAACTGTCTTTTATGAGTGCTGCTGATACACTAAATGTGAGTCAAAGCAGACGTCACCTGTGATGGATGTTTACTGAGTCATGTCAGAGCAATGTGGCAGTCAGGAGACACCTGTGATCTGTTCACCTGTTCATGTTGGCAACAACCTCACAGAGGGATGAGATAACACGTTGCCAGCTATACATGTTCATCATATAATTGTGAGCAACAACATCTTGTTTGTGGTTATATATCTGTCAACTTCTTTTGTGCGAATCAGGAGAAGTTTTAAGATTaatttttaaaagtaaagttCTACgttgtaaggttttttttaatgtgatgatAATTCAAGTATGCTCTTCTTTGTGTAGCCTCTCTTTAATAATGAGACGATTTTTCAcagtcttctttcttttctttctctactGATTTCAGGATCCATTCCCTTTGGTCAGATTTTCCCAGTCCAGCCGCTGTACTCCCACCAGCGACCTTCCATTCACAAGGTGACCCCTCTAACCTTTGAGCTGTCCACACCCCTCATAGTGATAATACGACACTGCCTGAGCCATCAGATGTGTCTGTGAATGGAAACAAGGCTGCAATATAATATCACCAAGATACTCAGACTGTTTTCCTTCACTTGTTCGGTCCTGATGTCACGTCCATGAGCCAAGGAACACAACATGTATTTCCAACCCTCCCTCTCCATTTcccatcaacacagacagatcCTGATTCAAATCTTATCACGTAAGAGTCTTACATAAATGGGTGGTCATccaatactttttttattcccaACATAGACACCCTTCTAACATTTGTCTGTTTATCCTTGACAGTAATGTAACCGCCCAGAGCATGCATCTGTATCAAACAATAGCCAAGATAAAAGATAGATGAAGCTGCACCAGATAGTCTTAATTTTCATCTGCAGCTTGTAATCTTCATCTTTAATTGTAGACAAAGAAATCTATCCACTGATGATGTcgccaaacatttaaaaaaaaaattcataaaCTGCTCTTGGATTTGCTTTGCAGACACAGTGGGAATGGATTTAGAACattctaattttttttattttacacgaGCCTTGTGATGCAAAACTGTGcgcacagtttacaaatctgtgcatCCCAGTGTATCATGGAGGGGATTTCtaaacagcttctttttcttaCTCGAGCCTTGAGGGGCTTTGAAAAAGGGAGAAAGGAAAACAGccttttttgtgaaataaaattgaTTTTTACAAGATAAAAAACTAGTTTACCCTGGTTTCTGAAATAGATGCATTTAAGACACAGTAAGATCTTTCTCTGCTTCCATGAGCAACAATATCAATATTTCTCAAAAATGAAAGCTTTGGATGTGCAACGTGTTTTAACTCTCTGTATAGCGAGGTAGCTCTTTGATGAACAAGTTCACACAGTCTTTGGCagaattgatttatttgtaattGAAAGTTCAGGATCAACATGATTCAGGTCTAAAATGTCTGAAGTTCTGGTTTTAGAATAAGGGAGTGCAGCTGTTGCATCATGTTACTTTTCTTccagcctccacctcctccaggcAGCTGAAGGAAACCAGCGAAGAAAAGAGCCCCTGCAATTAAGTCTGAATTTACCTCTGAGCAGCCCACTCTGCATGTTGGAACACTGACCCTCCACGCTTCTCATCCTCCAACACGGCTGAGTGGGTGGGATGCATCCCAGTTTATTCTAAGAGTTCCTTCCACCACCCAGCTCATCTCGGAGGATACACAGCTCGCATGAAGTGAGAAATTAAACTCTCATTTGACCCTTAATTAGCTTTCTTAAAGCTAGCATGACGGCATCTTCTGCTAAATGTTTCTGTGCCAAGAAAGTCAAATGTCACGTATGTCCATTTTTAGCTCTTATGATTATTACATAAAACAACACCTGGGTGTTATTATTCTAAagccaaacacatacacacagtgatgACTAATGAGATTTGATGGGAATTTAAATAATTTCCTCATCAAcgaatgtctgtttttattcagtctGTTTGCAGAAGCTATCACAGATTTTTTCAATTTAACAAAAACTATTCTGAGCTCTGAGTTAGAGGCATTTTGTGAAGCAACTTTGACTGTTAGACTATGAATGTGTGAACTCAATGTgcaataacataaaaaaaaaaaaaacacaccttgttctttctctcttgtctctTCCAGTCTGTGGATTGTTTGGAGGACTCAGACACGGTCAGGGCAAACATCTCTGCAAAAGTCAGATTGTCAACTACATAGAGGTAAGACACATTTATTCATCAATACATTAATGCATCATACCGTGGTGTTTTGCACCACTCTTTTCATATTCTGATGAAGGTATTGAAACTAGCATCATGGCTGTGCTGTATTTGTGCCGACTGTGTCATCAGGGTACAATTTCATTTTGTAGCATCCAGCGCTCTGCAGCTCTCTCAGGCTGGAACGTTGACAGTGTTTCTGTAAAATCTGAGACGATGTTCAGaagtttgaaaacaagaaattacccagtATAAATATGAATATGGTGTGCCTAGAACTCCTACTTTGTAATTAGTATGGGAACCGGTTTCGATATCAATTTAggttttactagaatcatattgaagtttaaaagtcTGGTGTCATGAAAAAGCTTGTTCCTGTCACGCTGATTTATGTCAGAGTGTTAATTTTTCTTagaagtttgatttattttcttgatcTATAAAAGTGGGTCacaccatgattgacagctctgtggaCAAATGAGAATCCTCTAGTCCTGTGTGCACCGGATCTCTACCACACAGACTCCAGATATGCAATCTGTCCACTCCTGTTCCGGGGTTATTTTGGCTTTAGATTTGTACAACAGCTGCAGGTGGAGACTTCCATCTTTATAAACAGTCAGTGTGGTCATCCTCTGATTATCTACCGCGTTTGGGCAATAGGACGCTGACACTTAATGGTCACtgttttattaataattataattttctGGAAACTCCATGAGGTACCCCTAAGTTtccgttgttgttttgtgtttgagtgctCCCTTATGTGCATGTGATCTCTATTTCAGTGATCAAGGTTGCAGGGCAGTGAAATCAAGTAGGACTGCCAAgtgttgtgtgtacatgcaaaGACATGCCTGTTTGATTGCATAAGAGTGAAAGAAGAAACCTCTGACCCCAACCAGATACGGCTCCACCAAATCACAGCCACAAATCACAGCCCGTTCCGTTATCCAAAGCCGGACTCCTTATTGTTCCAcggctgcttttattttatttatctgtacAACAAGTGCATTCAGGAGATGCTTATTGTTTAATTATCACTGTAGTTAGTgccgagagaaaaaaaagaaaactgttggTTTTGTGTGGTAGATTTTATTAAGGTATCAACAAGCTTTATTTGTCTGTCAATTCAACAAATTATCGTCCtgtgagacaaacaaaaacccTGTGAGGAGAAAACAAGGTGCCACTCAGAGTTCAGATTGCTTCAACTGCATTTAGTGGAAGACAAGAAGAGATCagtccagaaagaaaaaaaacaaacaggttccTGCTTTGCTCGAGAAACTTATGATATTAACAATGATATTTCAAATAATCTATTACTGCTTAGCCTCTAACAGCTGAGATGACCTTTAAGCCCCAAAATTAAGTTAGATATATTTACAATATCGTCGTGATAAATGTACAAATAAGACATGCTGAAGATCTTTGCACTAGCTCAGAGGAACGACCATTTGTTTTCTAGAGTAACCTCCATTCTGATGTTTTCAGCACAAGTCAGCAGGATATAAATACAAACGTGTTGAGCTCTGCTGAAGTCGCAGTCTGGTGAACGAGTTAACCCACATGGAGCTTTAGTTAGAGGAGCGGGGAGGGGGAAATAATTCATCTCAACTGAGATAAGTGAAGCTGTGGTGCTCAGTGTGACCTAATATCTCCTGTACCTGTCCTATTAAAACAAAGAGGATAACGGCACCGGCCAATAGAAAGTCAACATCAGCTGTTATATGACATACATCATGTATTCATTATTAGAACCACCATTGAGGGCATATAACCTATGTTTTTAGAGGTCTGTGCGACTATGTTTGACTTCTCAAAGAGAATTAATTCGCTCGTGTGATCCATGAGCAGGTCAGAGAGAAACTAGGATGCACACCTACaagctgtgcatgtgtgcagaaACACGTGATAGTGATGACGACTACTCCAGGGCCAGCTGGACGGCTGTTTCTATAATATCTCATGAGAAATTATAATGATGAATATAAAAAGGATTTAAATCTGAATCATGTTTTGGCTTCAGTCTTTAAAACAGGACATCATGATGTATCCAAGTGCTTATGTAAGACCCTTTCCTTACTTTGAAAAGAGTGCGTTTCAAACGATAAAAAGTGAGCTATAGTGTTGGAACAATACGCTTGTATAGCCTTATTCAtgcttgcacaaaactcctgaaaaactcctgaagttttgaGGAGGAGCTCCATGTGTGAGCGCAAACGGCCACATTTTCTCCCTGACTTTGTCcaaagtttctcctgccagcaccctagtatatttaaagttttatttttgggctttttgtgcctttaatggatagagaggacagtggatagagtcggaaatcagggagagagagagtggggaacgacatgcgggaaaggagccacaggcaggAAGCGAACCCAGgcccatacatggggcgcgcgcaccagcGCCCCAGCACCCTAGTATATTTAAGCAGAAAATCCGAGTGATgaaaacgcagcaggatataatcaggagaattcacctcgagcaaGTGGGAGGGGTCGGTGATGACATCACCACAATAACCGCACAACCATGGACTGTCTGCTTGTGACCACTACGATCTTCgtgcatgtaatgaaactgctgcattatgtttcatgttctcCAGTATTTTCTTCTCCACTCTACACAGATCATTGATAAagagacaaatattctcattatagcgtcgtatagaggactctgttacTTCGTCCCTTACTTCAACAGGGAGAGTGTCCCGCTGTGAGAATGTGTGAACAACAAGATCAGGAGAATTTCAAGAGCCGTCCTCCTAAAATTGTCTAGAAATTTCCGGGGGTGCATATTTGAAAAAGCTAAAGTTAGTGGCTTGTGAGATCGGTTGATGAAATCTGTTGACAGATCCAAATGATAAACTGCTTGAGTCTACTTCTTCCTGAGATCAAAGACCTGTTGTTTCAGTAACATAAACAGGTTTCCAGTGCAAACCCTTCCCTCTGTTATCATAGCTAACTGCATGTGTTACATGGGAGAGCATAGAAAGGTGAAGAAACAGTAAAGCCAGAAGCAAAAACGAGCAAATGCTCATTAGGTCGTTACATCGGCCAATCTGTCAGTGGCTCCCTGCTGGCTGAAAGTTAAAGACAGAGATGTATAGTTCGACCTGATTAAAGGCTTAGCGGCATTAATAACACATCACGCACcgttaagctttttttttcctgttttgaagTCTCTTTCTCTTGAGTCTCCCCTTGTTACATGCagaacatacacacatttatttacgCCCACTAACAAGTCCTCCAAttacatataatatatattattcaGAGTCCTATTGTTCACATAAATCATGAAGATGAAAATCCAGTGTTGATCCACATCTCTGTGTTTACCACACGAGTCTGGAGGAATAGGTCTGTTTTTCGTTAATGTTTCATCACTCCACACTCAGGTTTATAAAGTGTATTTGAGGAAGGTTAACAGCACCTACAGATATTCTCACCAAACTATTATGAAACATTTCCCAAAATATTCATACAAAGCTATGCTAATGTCATGCACTGTATGACTATGGCCGTCAGCTAATTTAAACAATACAGTTGTGTTTGCGTTTGGTAAATCTTTGTGAGCCTCTCAGGAAGATAAAAAGTTAATCCGATGAGAAATGTTCGACTTTAAAGTTTGCTTGTATGATGGAAATCCTTTTCATGTCATTAGTGGTATCCTCATGTCAGAAGAGTGACAGTCATAGGGTTCTTCCCATGATGCTTCATTgcatccaaaaacaaacaaaaccaaaaccctttttcttttaaatctctgaTTCTTTCGGGGAGGATTTTGGATCTCGCCCGGAAGTAGCCTGCTCATTCACTAAATCTGTCgaacacttcctgtctttccctgcctccccctcctcctcctcctcgtccctgCTGATGAAGGCCAGCTCATTCTCGTAGCAGAAAGAGTTGGCACCAGATGTTAAGAATTTTCTCTCCTCCATGTCCTTGGCGCTGCATCTGGGGGTGGATGGTACCTCGAATGTTTTGTGAAAGTAGGCGTAGTCTATCCTGTACTGGCTCTTCTCCTCAAAGATGACCGGCTCAAAGCGGTGACCCCACAGGATCTCCGAGGCCAGGTACGAGCTGCGCGCCTGCGTCGTCATCGCCGTGGCCTCAACCAACCCTTCGAGTATGATGACTATTTCAAAGTCTGACGTTTCCAGATCTTGCTTGCTGATGCCGAACAGCGGACTCTCTTCATCGATCTCATGTATGACGGTGAGAGGAGCAACCAGAAAGAGGCGGTCGGTGCCTTTGTCGTAGCCTACGTTCATGTCCATCTGATCCAGGGGGATGTACTCGCCTTCCTCTGTGAAGCGAGGTTTGACCAGCTGGGCTCGAACGTGAGCTTCTACTATATGGCTCTTCCTTAAATTAGCAACCCTGAACATGAGGCACAGTTTGCCGTCACGCAAAGCGATGACGGCGTTGTGACTAAACAGTAGAGTCTCCGCTCGCTTTTTGGGCCTCGCCATCTTGGCCATGATTGCACCGATCATGAAGGCATCGATGATGCAGCCCATGATGGACTGAAAGACCACCATGAAGACGGCCGCCGGGCATTCTTCCGTCACACAGCGAGCGCCGTAACCGATGGTCGTCTGGGTCTCAATGGAGAACAGGAACGCCGCCACGAAGGTTCTGACCTCAGTGACGCACGGGACAAAACCGTCGTCCCCTGCTGGATGGTCCATGTCACCATGGAGGAGCCCGATTACCCAGTATGCCAGGCCAAAGGTGAGCCAGGACACCACAAATGCCAGGCTAAACAGCAGGAACATGTATCTCCAGCGGATGTCCACACAAGTGGTAAAAATGTCAGATATGTACCGCTGCGACTTCTCGTCCATGTTGGAGAAATGGACGTTGCATTGACCGGTCTTGCCGACAAACCGGCTGTGGTATTTACGTCTGGTGTGAATCTTTCCATTGCCGAAGCTGCCGACAGCGGGCATGGCGCTGAGTCTCAGGCCTTCTTCTTCACAGGACGGGaagctgtggtggtggtggtggtggtgtgccCTTCCCACACTCATGCCTCGGAGGGGCACAGCCACGCGGCTTCAAACAGCCCGGCTCACACAAAACTCACCCAGCTCATGGGAAGGTTTACAGCTCCGTCCACAAACAGCCTCAGTAACAACCGGAACTGAGACGTGAGGAACTGAAGAAGTGGTCTGTGAAGGAGGGAATGGTCAAATATTAGTATTCAACAATCTGCCATAGTGTTGATTCTGTGAAGAAAAAGTGCATCACCCtaaatttaaatatgaataaatgtaCCTGTGCTGAAACAGATTATAACAGTGCTGCATCATTTATCGCAATCATTCTTATCACAATATGTGCATACATGAGAAAAATCATCAGTAACGTCATGATTTCAGGGTGCTGATgacctagcggttaggtcgagccccatgtatggaggctacaaTCCTCCAAGCAGACAACCCGAGTTCATGTATGACCTGTGGCTTCTATCCCGCAaatcattcccctctctctctctctctgtctctctctctctctctctctctctctcttttgtgatTTCTGAATtatccactgttttttttttagataagtAGGGGGGGAGCAACCACTGCTGTAAGGGATTCTTTGTAACTTAATTTCTAATGACTTTATTAGCATACATTTGATTTTCTGTTCTGCCTCTTTTATCTACTCTTGGCTGGAACACAGCGGTTTATACAATGTTATTCATGTTTCTCTGATCAACAAGGTACAGAAATAGCACGCTAATCCAATGCCCTGCCATTTTATGTGACGTATCTTCTGTTTCCTCCAGCTGGCAAGACTATTAGAGGCACTGGAGCGCTGAGATGAGGCTGTGATTCCCCTGAGAGGCAGAACTGGAAAATAATACGAGATGCAAAAGAGAGGCAGAACATTTGGCACCGCAGAGGAGACAGTCTCACATAGTAATGGTTTTATATCTAAGAATTAATTGCATTGGATCAGGGCcttatgtgtttaaaaaaaaggaccttTATTCTGATCAGTCCGACTGCAGCTTTAAGAACATTCAGCTTGTTGATTATAGGAAAATAAGTTGCATCTTCCATATGAGTTTCAGCTAACTGTATGAAGATATTAATTTACGTTATTCAGGTCGGTATTTTTAGTCTGTTCCAGCACAATGAGAACAAAAGCAAGATTTGATTTTACGTTTTCTTTATTGGCTTGTTGGCTTGGTAACTCCTAAATCCTTTAAATTATGGGAATCAAATTCTGATTTGAATAACCCGTTATATTATGAGTTCTAGGCTGCAGGGTGGTGCAGTGGTCATGGCGAGGAGGTTCCTgctttgaatccccgtctgacatgagtctctctgtgtggagtctgcatgttctccccgtgcatgtgtgggttctcttcaggtactccggcttcctcccacagtccaaagacatgctcgttagctTAACTGGTGACTgtaaattgcctgtaggtgtgaatgtgagtgtggctggttgtctgtctctaaatgtcagcccTGGG from Labrus mixtus chromosome 20, fLabMix1.1, whole genome shotgun sequence carries:
- the kcnj12b gene encoding ATP-sensitive inward rectifier potassium channel 12, yielding MSVGRAHHHHHHHSFPSCEEEGLRLSAMPAVGSFGNGKIHTRRKYHSRFVGKTGQCNVHFSNMDEKSQRYISDIFTTCVDIRWRYMFLLFSLAFVVSWLTFGLAYWVIGLLHGDMDHPAGDDGFVPCVTEVRTFVAAFLFSIETQTTIGYGARCVTEECPAAVFMVVFQSIMGCIIDAFMIGAIMAKMARPKKRAETLLFSHNAVIALRDGKLCLMFRVANLRKSHIVEAHVRAQLVKPRFTEEGEYIPLDQMDMNVGYDKGTDRLFLVAPLTVIHEIDEESPLFGISKQDLETSDFEIVIILEGLVEATAMTTQARSSYLASEILWGHRFEPVIFEEKSQYRIDYAYFHKTFEVPSTPRCSAKDMEERKFLTSGANSFCYENELAFISRDEEEEEGEAGKDRKCSTDLVNEQATSGRDPKSSPKESEI